The following nucleotide sequence is from Chryseobacterium sp. CY350.
TATTCGCCCTGATGCCGGCTGCATTTCAAAACAATTCGCTCAGGATTTTGCTCGGAAAGATTCATGACGCCAAAAGCATTTTTAAAATGCTCTCTGAAGTTGAATTTATATTTTTCCCTGAATTTATTTTTGGTAACATCCAGATAATTAATTCTGTCTAAACCGAATGATTTTAGGGCTTTATCTTTGGTGTCAATTGCAATGAGATACCATCGGTCTTTTGATTCTTTCAAAGCAAGAGGATGAACTTTTCTGGAAGTCATCAGTTTGTTTTTATAATTGTAATGCTCAAAAGTAACGACTCTTTTATTACGAATGGCAAAGAAAAGATCATAAAAATGCTCAACTCCTGTTGGTTTTCTGCTTTCAAAAAAGATAAAATCTGCAAAATCGGGATGTACGTTTAATGCGTTGCTTACCTGGAAAGATTCGAGAAGTTTTTGGTTGTATTCATCGACTTCCATCATTGGTCGGCTTTCGATATAATAACGGTTATCACCCTTTTTTTTGTTGTGAATGGAAAGATTAAAAAGATTTGAAATCTCACGGATATCCCTTTGCAAAGTACGGATAGAGTAGCTTTTAATATCTGCATCCTGAAACTCGAAGGAGTTGAGCAGATATTCCTCCAACTGTGAATAGTTAGCGGGAGCACTTTCCAGTTTCTTAATAATTAAGGCATATCTTGTAAGGTAAAAATCTTTTTTCATGTTTGAATTTTCTAAAACAAATATAGATTCTTAATGCGACAAAAGGTGTCGTGTTTTATTTTTGTGGATAAGTTTTTGGAATTTCTTGTATTTATTTTGGATATATACGTCCAGCCAACCCACAACTGCAAAGCTTATGAAATATAATCCTTCAGAATTGTGAAATTTGTAATTGCGGCTCATCTTTCTGTTTTTTATAAAGATAAAACTTTTGTAAGAGTTTGTAAAAATAAAAAGCCACACGATATAATCGTGCGGCAGCAAGCGAAAACTATCAGTTACCGTTGGTTTAAATATTATAGAATGTTAGTTTAATGCGTTAAAAGGATCTTTCCCATATTCTAAGTATAATTCGAAAAATTCTAATAAACTATTTGTAAGTTTTGGAAAAGAGTTATTTTCCTGACCTTCAACATATCCATAAACTGGAGGATTCTCACCTTCATTAAGTTTGAAAAAAGCAAAAATATAACCTTGCGATGAAAAAAAGACAAAAACATTATCATTTACTTGTGAAATTAGGCTTGTTTTACCATCTTCTTGCAATTGCTCTAATAGACCATCTTTATTGGTGTGATTTCCGTAGATATTATCGTAGAAAATAGATTCGCCTTGGAAACCAGTGTAATCGTAAAAACCTTCTTTTACATTAATAGCATCCGTTGTTTCTCCAAATTTTTCTAAAAATTCTTTATAACACAAAGGCAGCTTCTTATTTAATGATTGCTCGAGTGAATTAATTTTATTTTTATCCACACCCTTTATAATTATTTTATTTTTAGTTAATTTTTCTACTATTTTGTTTAAATATATCATTTTCTATGTTTTTAATGAATTTATAATTTTTCTTTTACCCAAACTTTAACTACCTCAATATTTGGAAAATCTTTTTTAAATCTGAATATAATGTCGTCACAATTTCTACAAATTTTTAAATCCGAAACAATTTCTATTTTACCTTTTACATTCTTATCAAGCTTAAACATATTGTACAAATATTCAATTTGTTTTTGTTCAGTGTGGTATTCGTAATAAGGAATAGGACCATTTTTATAATGATAATTTTCAGGTTTTAGTTGTGTAAAATTATCAAAATTCTTTGGATTTCCTTTTGGTTCTCCACTCCGAGAATATAAATCTATTTTTTTACCTCCGACTTCACCTTTTGTAAAAGCTACATTTTTACTTTTACCCGCACCAAATCGGGTTCTAATTTTTGCTAACTCATCAATATCTAACTGTGTAGGTTTTCGAGATTTAGTTTTGAATAGGTTATCTAAATACTCATTCGCCGTTTTTCCCTCTTTTTTTGCTTTTGCCTCAATATCTTTAACAAGATCATCTAAACTGTCCTCTGGTACGTCATCAAAATAAGTAATATTTCCGTCCTTATTTTTAATAGAACAGACCTTCTTACCATCTTTACTTTTAGAGCTAATTTAAAACAAAAAAAATACGGCAACTTGTGATTGCCGTTATAAATATAAATTCTTTGAATTTAATCTAAACCATTATAAAAATCAGTATTGCTATTTCGCTTAACAACTCCGTTTTCTCTCTTTTCATGAACGAGATCCCCATTAAAATCAAAAAAATAATCTTCTTTTGGATAAATTTCTTCAGTAATTTTGTGTACTATTTTAAGAATAGATTTTCTAAATGATATAGGTTCAGCATCTTTTTTTAAAACTCTAAACATAATTTCTGAAACACTTCCTAAATCTAAATTAATTTCATAATCGTCAAAATAACTTTCTACATATGGAAATGTTGGAGAATATAAATCTGAGATTGTGAAGAATTTATTGTCATGATTTTCAATCATTTTTTTTAACTCTGGTTTTTCTTCTAAATTTCTTGTAAATTTTAAATAATATGTAAGTGCCATAATTAGTTTATTTTGTTAGCTTTAAATGATTTATTTTACCGTCTTTTGTTATATACATAATTTCCTCTAATCCTTCAATAGCCCAATCTGAAAACTGCTGTTGAAGTTTTACTATATCTCCTTCCCAAATTTTAAGGTTTAGTATTATTCTTTTAGTTTGCTCTTCTTTAATTTTTTTTGCAACTTCTGACCAAATATTTCTCACACTTTTATTTGGCTTATTAGGAGAAAAGCAATCAAAAATTTTGCCTTCAATTTTATAATCAGGATTTTTTACTCCCGAAACGAATGGATTTTGTTCTATATCAAAACCATTTTTTGCTAAAATTTCTGCCGCTTCATTTTCTAATTCCAAAGAAAGTTTAGTCGCATCATCTGCAATTTTTGGAATCTTAGTAATAATTCCTTTAGGTTTTGCAAATGGGTTTTTAGATTTACTTGGTTTTGTTCTGTTCTTTAATTCTGATAATTCATCTAAATACTCATTGGCTGTTTTACCCTCTTTTTTTGCTTTTGCCTCAATATCTTTGACAACATCATCTAAGCTTTCCTCCGGTATATAATCAAAATAAGTAATATTTCCGTCCTTATTTTTAATAGAACAGACCTTCTTACCATCTTTTACTGTGGTGTCTAATATAATACAATTCCATAAATTTCCCATAGCTTCATTTATTTTATTGGACACATATTAAATACACCATTTTCATACTTGGTAGGGCGAAGACCTATCTTCTCAAAGTAATCCCGTACTTTCTGGCCAAAGAAATCTTCGTACGCTTCTTTAAGAAAGTCTCTCAGTTTCTTTCCTACATTAAAGATTTCTTCTATCCAGATTTTTAATTCGTCAAATAAGGCTTTAGCTCCTTTTTTCAATTTGGTAAAAATCATGTTTACAAAATCTATCAAAGAAGCCAATATACCATCTGTAAAACTGATTCCCGCAAATAGGGCTTCCTGCATTTTTTTAAGAGGATTTCTCATAAATTCGAGGGTTTTATCAATTAATTTAACAACAGTAGAAGTCCCTCCAGTAAGTAAAGTCTCCAAGATAATGTCTATGATAAGGCCTATAATGTATCCTAAATAGTAAAAAACCTCTTCAAGAGATACATTCATTGCCTGTGCAGTAATCCACTTATATATTTTTTGAGTTATAGTTATCTGAAAGCTTACCCATTCGAATAGAAATTGATCTATCTCGAATTTTTTCATTGCTTCGGCAAGCTGCTCAAAAAACTCTAAGACATAATCTGCGACAATCGAAGGATCTTTATGAATATCCTGCAAAAGAGCCAATCCTTTAAAAAGAAGAGATATAATTGAGAAGATACCAGCAATAATATCTATTAAACTATTGTAAACTCCACATAAAAAAGCATTTACACAGCTAATTGATTTAGCAGCTAAAAATTGCAGATATGGAGTGTACTGCTGAAGCTGTCCTTTTAGAGAATCTAATCCGCTAAGAAAGTTTTGCGAAATTTCATGAACTGTAGTGGACAAATTTTGCGGAAGTTTATTTTCAATTTTAGAAATAATTTGTGTAAACATTTCCTTTTTACTATCAACTGCTTGAAAGAAATTATCGAATACTCCTTTAATAATATTCTCGCCCGCATTAAAATTCTTTTGGGGTTCGTCATAAACAGAATGGTGATAAAAAGGTTTTAAATTATCCCAAATTACTGGAGGAAC
It contains:
- a CDS encoding helix-turn-helix transcriptional regulator; amino-acid sequence: MKKDFYLTRYALIIKKLESAPANYSQLEEYLLNSFEFQDADIKSYSIRTLQRDIREISNLFNLSIHNKKKGDNRYYIESRPMMEVDEYNQKLLESFQVSNALNVHPDFADFIFFESRKPTGVEHFYDLFFAIRNKRVVTFEHYNYKNKLMTSRKVHPLALKESKDRWYLIAIDTKDKALKSFGLDRINYLDVTKNKFREKYKFNFREHFKNAFGVMNLSEQNPERIVLKCSRHQGEYIRSFALHQSQKETKETTEEIYFEFFLHPTYDFMQEILSYGKEVVVLEPKTLVDEIRAHLQSSLGNYSEEL
- a CDS encoding SMI1/KNR4 family protein, with product MIYLNKIVEKLTKNKIIIKGVDKNKINSLEQSLNKKLPLCYKEFLEKFGETTDAINVKEGFYDYTGFQGESIFYDNIYGNHTNKDGLLEQLQEDGKTSLISQVNDNVFVFFSSQGYIFAFFKLNEGENPPVYGYVEGQENNSFPKLTNSLLEFFELYLEYGKDPFNALN
- a CDS encoding deaminase domain-containing protein, with protein sequence MSSKSKDGKKVCSIKNKDGNITYFDDVPEDSLDDLVKDIEAKAKKEGKTANEYLDNLFKTKSRKPTQLDIDELAKIRTRFGAGKSKNVAFTKGEVGGKKIDLYSRSGEPKGNPKNFDNFTQLKPENYHYKNGPIPYYEYHTEQKQIEYLYNMFKLDKNVKGKIEIVSDLKICRNCDDIIFRFKKDFPNIEVVKVWVKEKL
- a CDS encoding CdiA C-terminal domain-containing protein → MGNLWNCIILDTTVKDGKKVCSIKNKDGNITYFDYIPEESLDDVVKDIEAKAKKEGKTANEYLDELSELKNRTKPSKSKNPFAKPKGIITKIPKIADDATKLSLELENEAAEILAKNGFDIEQNPFVSGVKNPDYKIEGKIFDCFSPNKPNKSVRNIWSEVAKKIKEEQTKRIILNLKIWEGDIVKLQQQFSDWAIEGLEEIMYITKDGKINHLKLTK